A genomic region of Streptomyces diastaticus subsp. diastaticus contains the following coding sequences:
- a CDS encoding ClpP family protease, whose protein sequence is MAQYTIPTVVERTARGERAFDIYSSLLSERIIFLGTEIDDGVANVVIAQLLHLESVAPDREISLYINSPGGAYTSLMAIYDTMTFVSAPLSTFCVGQAASTAAVLLAGGEPGRRLILEHARVLLGQPAGGGSQGTVSDLRVQAKEMARVRSQTEEVLSRHTGHSVERLRADTDRDKVFTAQEAVAYGLADEVLTRRRPLV, encoded by the coding sequence ATGGCGCAGTACACGATCCCGACCGTCGTCGAGCGCACCGCGCGCGGCGAGCGGGCCTTCGACATCTACAGCAGCCTGCTCTCCGAGCGGATCATCTTCCTCGGCACCGAGATCGACGACGGCGTCGCCAACGTCGTCATCGCCCAGCTCCTCCACCTGGAATCGGTGGCGCCCGACCGGGAGATCTCGCTGTACATCAACTCGCCGGGCGGCGCGTACACCTCGCTGATGGCGATCTACGACACGATGACCTTCGTGTCGGCGCCCCTGTCGACCTTCTGCGTCGGGCAGGCCGCCTCCACCGCCGCCGTCCTGCTCGCGGGCGGTGAGCCGGGACGGCGGCTGATCCTGGAGCACGCCAGGGTGCTGCTCGGCCAGCCGGCCGGCGGCGGCAGCCAGGGGACCGTCTCCGACCTGCGCGTGCAGGCCAAGGAGATGGCCCGGGTCCGCAGCCAGACGGAGGAGGTGCTCTCGCGCCACACGGGGCACAGCGTGGAGCGGCTGCGGGCCGACACGGACCGGGACAAGGTCTTCACCGCGCAGGAGGCCGTCGCCTACGGCCTGGCCGACGAGGTGCTCACCCGCAGGCGGCCGCTGGTCTGA
- a CDS encoding ClpP family protease has translation MAPSHTAWSAADAETTPTRYDDQLAGQLLTQRIVLLGTQVDEASANRVCAQLLLLAAEDPRTDISLYINSPGGSVTAGLAIYDTMRLIPNDVSTLAMGFAASMGQFLLTVGTAGKRFALPNARIMMHQPSAGIGGSAADIAIQAENLEFTKRAVERLTAEHTGRTEAEISRDSDRDRWFTAEQAKEYGMVDRVVHTLDDVRPTGARRKAGI, from the coding sequence ATGGCGCCCTCGCACACCGCCTGGTCGGCCGCTGACGCGGAGACCACACCCACCCGCTACGACGACCAGCTCGCCGGCCAACTGCTCACCCAGCGCATCGTCCTGCTCGGCACCCAGGTCGACGAGGCCTCCGCCAACCGCGTCTGCGCCCAGCTGCTCCTGCTGGCGGCCGAGGACCCGCGCACCGACATCAGCCTGTACATCAACAGTCCCGGCGGCTCGGTCACCGCCGGGCTCGCCATCTACGACACGATGCGGCTGATCCCCAACGACGTGTCGACGCTCGCCATGGGGTTCGCCGCCAGCATGGGCCAGTTCCTGCTGACGGTGGGAACGGCCGGCAAGCGGTTCGCGCTGCCCAACGCGCGCATCATGATGCACCAGCCCTCGGCGGGCATCGGCGGCTCGGCCGCCGACATCGCGATCCAGGCCGAGAACCTGGAGTTCACCAAGCGCGCCGTCGAGCGGCTGACCGCCGAGCACACCGGGCGCACCGAGGCCGAGATCAGCCGGGACAGCGACCGCGACCGCTGGTTCACCGCAGAACAGGCCAAGGAGTACGGGATGGTGGACCGGGTCGTGCACACCCTGGACGACGTCCGCCCCACGGGCGCGCGGCGGAAGGCGGGGATCTGA
- a CDS encoding type III effector protein yields the protein MTTADRPGPAGRTSTPFTPGPASFLAVAGALEAIRDAVDAAESGTTGTSREGAGAEEVLASLLLLRRLREQLAVWEPGLVETAREAGASWAELARPLGVSSRQAAERRYLRNRPGAAGTTGEQRVQATRVRRAADRGRSAWARQHAADLRRLAAQVTSLTGLPPAARPPVARLDEALAHDDPAALLDPLREAGPALRVAHPELAGRLDALPGPGDPAAGDRP from the coding sequence ATGACCACCGCCGACCGGCCCGGCCCCGCCGGGCGGACCTCGACGCCCTTCACCCCCGGCCCGGCCTCCTTCCTGGCGGTCGCCGGGGCGCTGGAAGCCATCCGGGACGCCGTGGACGCGGCCGAGTCCGGCACCACCGGCACCTCCCGTGAGGGAGCGGGCGCCGAGGAGGTCCTCGCCAGCCTGCTCCTGCTGCGGCGACTGCGGGAGCAGCTCGCCGTCTGGGAACCGGGCCTGGTCGAGACGGCGCGCGAGGCGGGCGCGAGCTGGGCCGAGCTGGCGCGCCCGCTCGGCGTCTCCAGCCGCCAGGCCGCCGAGCGCCGCTACCTGCGCAACCGCCCGGGAGCCGCGGGCACCACCGGCGAGCAGCGCGTGCAGGCCACCCGCGTACGCCGGGCCGCCGACCGGGGCCGGAGCGCCTGGGCCCGGCAGCACGCCGCCGACCTGCGCCGCCTCGCCGCCCAGGTCACCAGCCTCACCGGCCTCCCCCCGGCGGCCCGGCCACCCGTGGCCCGCCTCGACGAGGCCCTCGCCCACGACGACCCGGCCGCTCTCCTGGACCCGCTGCGCGAGGCCGGACCGGCCCTCCGCGTCGCTCACCCCGAACTGGCCGGCCGGCTCGACGCGCTGCCCGGCCCGGGCGATCCGGCGGCCGGCGACCGGCCCTGA
- a CDS encoding Hsp20/alpha crystallin family protein — MLMRTDPFREFDRIARELAGPGTWSRPSAMPMDAYREGDTYVVSFDLPGVDPEAIEVDIERNMLTVKAERRPSAKAEDVQMELSERPLGVFSRQLVLADTLDTEHLRADYDTGVLTLRIPIAERAKRRRIKIGHGESRKEITG, encoded by the coding sequence ATGCTGATGCGCACCGACCCCTTCCGCGAGTTCGACCGGATCGCCCGGGAACTGGCCGGACCCGGCACCTGGAGCCGCCCGTCGGCGATGCCGATGGACGCCTACCGCGAGGGCGACACGTACGTGGTCTCCTTCGACCTGCCGGGCGTCGACCCGGAGGCGATCGAGGTCGACATCGAGCGCAACATGCTCACCGTCAAGGCCGAGCGGCGCCCGTCCGCCAAGGCCGAGGACGTGCAGATGGAGCTCTCCGAGCGGCCCCTCGGGGTCTTCTCCCGCCAGCTCGTCCTGGCCGACACCCTGGACACCGAGCACCTGCGGGCCGACTACGACACGGGCGTCCTCACCCTGCGGATCCCGATCGCCGAGCGCGCCAAGCGCCGCCGGATCAAGATCGGCCACGGCGAGTCCCGCAAGGAGATCACCGGCTGA
- a CDS encoding DUF2267 domain-containing protein, which yields MPYGPHQTTFPTPSPGWTQFLEAVRYRGVYPTRARAEEAVRLVLAGLGRQLDGDHRAALAARLPAEAARLLTRETPDTTALTGQELVADLAARTGASLATTRWDTGSVLTVVAELAGPVLLERLLDRLPPGHALLFGRAELSQPAA from the coding sequence GTGCCGTACGGCCCCCACCAGACCACGTTCCCCACCCCGTCGCCCGGCTGGACGCAGTTCCTGGAGGCCGTCCGCTACCGCGGGGTCTACCCGACCCGCGCACGGGCCGAGGAGGCCGTCCGCCTGGTGCTCGCCGGGCTCGGCCGCCAGCTCGACGGGGACCACCGCGCCGCACTGGCCGCGCGGCTGCCGGCCGAGGCGGCCCGTCTCCTCACCCGCGAGACCCCGGACACCACCGCGCTGACCGGCCAGGAACTGGTGGCGGACCTGGCCGCGCGCACCGGCGCCTCGCTCGCCACCACCCGCTGGGACACCGGCTCGGTCCTCACGGTCGTCGCCGAGCTGGCCGGCCCCGTCCTCCTGGAGCGGCTGCTCGACCGCCTCCCGCCCGGCCACGCCCTGCTCTTCGGCCGCGCGGAACTGAGTCAGCCCGCCGCCTGA
- a CDS encoding class I mannose-6-phosphate isomerase → MKGRLPGLYPLRLTALAKPLVFGGQAIARHLGKTGLPQWSIAETWECSDVSGAVATVQEGPLAGRSLRQVVADRPEELMGPGWSGTRFPVLTKFIDASGALPVHLHADDEAARRLEGQPNGKTEAWHILDAAPGATALCGVREGVTAHELRTALEAQESDRVLRRLPVRAGRTVHVPGGTPHSFGPATLVHEIEQTSDIQQHAMRWNMEDGSPVGDEEFAANLDMLMRQVDLASRPEFTPGLRIAAGDGVERVFLTASRHFALERWTAGTAEPLRHAFATAQILTNVGAPVRVRSGAWSGEPGRAETVLLPAVLGEVEVTGPADVLLGYLPGLDRDVRAPLLAADALPVIRSLTAGAPSTRDGGGERDQAAG, encoded by the coding sequence GTGAAAGGGCGCCTCCCCGGCCTGTACCCGCTGCGGCTGACGGCCCTCGCCAAACCGCTGGTCTTCGGCGGCCAGGCCATCGCCCGGCATCTGGGAAAGACCGGCCTGCCGCAATGGAGCATCGCCGAGACGTGGGAGTGCAGCGACGTCTCGGGCGCCGTCGCGACGGTCCAGGAGGGGCCGCTGGCCGGCCGGTCGCTGCGCCAGGTGGTCGCCGACCGGCCCGAGGAACTGATGGGCCCCGGCTGGTCGGGGACGCGCTTCCCGGTGCTGACCAAGTTCATCGACGCCTCCGGTGCCCTGCCGGTCCATCTGCACGCGGACGACGAGGCCGCCCGCCGCCTGGAGGGGCAGCCCAACGGCAAGACCGAGGCGTGGCACATCCTCGACGCCGCTCCGGGGGCGACCGCCCTGTGCGGGGTCAGGGAAGGGGTGACGGCACATGAGCTGCGGACCGCGCTGGAGGCCCAGGAGTCCGACCGGGTCCTCCGCCGGCTGCCGGTCCGGGCGGGACGGACCGTCCACGTGCCCGGCGGGACCCCGCACAGCTTCGGTCCCGCCACCCTCGTCCACGAGATCGAGCAGACCTCCGACATCCAGCAGCACGCCATGCGCTGGAACATGGAGGACGGCTCACCGGTCGGGGACGAGGAGTTCGCGGCCAACCTCGACATGCTGATGCGGCAGGTGGACCTCGCGTCGCGGCCGGAGTTCACCCCCGGTCTGCGGATCGCCGCCGGGGACGGGGTCGAGCGGGTCTTTCTGACCGCGAGCCGTCACTTCGCCCTCGAACGCTGGACCGCCGGGACGGCAGAGCCGCTGCGGCACGCCTTCGCCACCGCGCAGATCCTCACCAACGTCGGCGCTCCGGTGCGGGTGCGCAGCGGGGCGTGGAGCGGGGAGCCCGGCCGGGCCGAGACCGTGCTGCTGCCCGCCGTCCTCGGCGAGGTCGAGGTCACCGGGCCGGCCGACGTGCTCCTCGGCTACCTCCCCGGCCTGGACCGCGATGTGCGCGCCCCCTTGCTCGCGGCCGACGCCCTCCCCGTGATCCGTTCCCTGACGGCCGGTGCGCCGTCCACGCGGGACGGGGGAGGAGAGCGGGATCAGGCGGCGGGCTGA
- a CDS encoding SDR family oxidoreductase, with protein sequence MSQPRQQQTPPGSTARMRPEPDHGEESYRGSGRLAGKTAVITGGDSGIGRAVAIAFAREGADVLVSYLDEHEDAEQTRHWVEEAGRRCVPAPGDLADPAHCRAVVDTAIREFGRLDVLVSNAAFQMTRNSVEDIPDEEWDRTLAINISAFFHLAKAAVPHLRPGATIIATTSVNSDAPPPQLLPYNVTKAGIANMAGSLSQLLGPKGIRVNSVAPGPIWTPLIPATMPADQVESFGAEVPLGRPGQPAELAPVHVMLASDEASYVSGARIAVTGGQPIL encoded by the coding sequence ATGTCCCAGCCCCGTCAGCAGCAGACGCCGCCCGGCTCCACCGCCCGGATGCGCCCCGAGCCCGACCACGGCGAGGAGAGCTACCGAGGCTCGGGGCGGCTCGCCGGGAAGACGGCGGTGATCACCGGCGGTGACAGCGGCATCGGCCGCGCCGTGGCGATCGCCTTCGCCCGCGAGGGCGCCGACGTGCTCGTCTCCTACCTCGACGAACACGAGGACGCCGAACAGACCCGGCACTGGGTCGAGGAGGCCGGCCGCCGGTGCGTGCCGGCCCCCGGGGACCTCGCCGACCCGGCCCACTGCCGCGCCGTCGTCGACACCGCGATCCGGGAGTTCGGGCGGCTGGACGTCCTGGTCAGCAACGCCGCCTTCCAGATGACCCGGAACTCCGTCGAGGACATCCCCGACGAGGAGTGGGACCGGACCCTGGCGATCAACATCAGCGCCTTCTTCCACCTCGCCAAGGCCGCCGTCCCGCACCTGCGGCCCGGAGCGACGATCATCGCGACCACCTCGGTGAACTCCGACGCCCCGCCGCCGCAACTGCTCCCGTACAACGTGACCAAGGCAGGCATCGCGAACATGGCCGGCTCGCTGTCGCAACTGCTCGGGCCGAAGGGCATCCGCGTGAACAGCGTGGCGCCGGGACCCATCTGGACCCCGCTCATCCCGGCGACCATGCCGGCGGACCAGGTGGAGAGCTTCGGGGCCGAGGTGCCGCTCGGACGGCCCGGCCAGCCGGCCGAACTGGCGCCCGTCCACGTGATGCTCGCCTCGGACGAGGCCAGTTACGTCTCCGGCGCCCGGATCGCGGTCACCGGCGGCCAGCCGATCCTGTGA